The sequence actgcaaaaccacgttcgtgatgaacactaacctgatgatgctacgtactgatgtgcttgatgctagtactgtagagcaatgagtcgcatgtcaacacaagcaacgaagtcaacattaccgtccttcaattgggccaactggcggtgaatcgaggaagtacagtacatactgacgaaactaaaatgagctctaacatggaaattaagcgtttccggacgcatgttcacataacatcttttctttatttgtgtgtgaggaatgtttcctgaaagtttggccgtacctttttgtaactccctgtatttTCCTCcttagtttcttttactgcttagccAATGTcgagattgaataacatttcatCGCCTCTTAAAACTGAACTCGGGTTTCTCGACTTCCGgaacattaaaatggttcaaatgtctctgagcactatgggacttaacttctgaggtcatcagtcccctagacttagaactacttaaatctaactaaccttatgacagcacacacatccatgcccgaggcaggattcgaacctgcgaccgtagtggtcggaaCATTATCTGAGCGACATAATAAAGTTTATTCAAGGAACAAAAACTTTTCTGTCATTGATTCTCCTTAGGTCCATTTACGTCGTAAGGAAACTGACAATGCGACGAGAGTGCTATTACTGTAGTTTTCACTAAGTGCAAGGAGTGTGGTAACCAGTGTCACATACCTTCACCGTCACTCTTTTTAAGAGCGAGCGGAAGTGGCAGCCGCTCCTCGTTGCTGACGCTGACTTGTCCCACATGCCTCGACTGATCATCAATCAGTAGAGCTCACGTTAATGCGTCGCATTATAAACTTCTGAAGTTTTCACCTGTGGATACAAAAAAGTTCAGGGACAGCTTCTACAGTTCCGGGCCACACAGTAAAACGTGGTGAAACATAGATAGAGAAAGCGTAATCTGTTATGCTTAGTGACTGAAGTTGGAAACCTGACACTGCAGCATTTGGCGGGAGAGAATAACACGGGAATATCTTAACGGGTTCCAGATCTTCACTACTATTCTGAAATCCACactttaagtgcttggcagaggtatCATCGAATCAGCTTCAGactatctttccttgcgagctgtGGTTTCTGTTACTGTTTCTGCGGTAATGCGAAACCATCTCCCctttctgaactttttcgatgtcgtctatcaacctggcaaggatcccatacgACGCAGCAACACTCTGCCTATACTACGATCGTCCATACTATAGTAATCTCTTAAGTGGATTTGTGTCTTCtaatgttctgtcaataaaacaccatgtttggttcgccttccccatagTATTTTCGATTATTAGATGCGTGGCGTCCTAAAATGGAATTTCATGAACCTGTCACCCAATACCGCTTCGGGTTGGTCATGTGAAGGTTCCAAAATCGTTTCTGCAATTCGGGTTCTAGCTGCTGGTTTTCCACTTCCACAGTCGAATTTagctcccatgtaaacgcacagCATGTTTTTGAAATATGCTTGGATTGTCAGGCTACGTTTCGTTTTTAAAAATTTCCGGTTAACATGGACGGACTGACTTCTTGTAGAGACGAGAAGAattggaaatacagggtgtttcgaaatgaATATGCAGGTTTTTAGGCTCTGTGGcgtttattacgttcaacttacagttacaaataataaaTCAAATTAAAGAGCTTCTCGCAAGttttcagtgtgagcaccattcgtcacatACCAAGTCCATAGGCGTTTTCTTCCCCAACTTCGGTCAGTATGCCTGTAGTAATTGTTGCACCAATGCTGCTTAGGTAGAGAGTGTCAGTTAGTAGACCTTTATGAACCTCCGAAGGTAAAAATCGCATGGCgccagatcgtgtgtgaacgtggtcATGCAAAAGAAACTGTCATCCAGCCCCTTGCGTCCAATCCAGCCGGTCAGGTACAATGTCGTTTTACATGTCGCGTACTGGGTTACCGAAGTGAGGCGGcacaccatcttgctgccaaattaAATTCTGTGGTTCAGTTTCTTCCAGTTGAGGAAAGAAGCAAACTTACGGTGTATTTAGGTAAGAAgcaccagttacagttgcttcaccgaaaaaaACCCACAAATCTTCCACCCGGATGtggcacaaaaaatattaaatttagtcTCGTTGCAGCTGTACAGTTTCGTGGTGATTTGCTGACCTCCAGCTGCGCACATAGTGTGTTCAGATTTCCACGTCGGTGGAATGTCGATTCATCGCTGAAAATGACACGATGTAGAAAATCATCGTCATGCAGCAGTATGTAGTTTGCGAAGTTGGCGCGTAAACTGTATTGTTGGCTTTAGAGCTTTTAACAACTGCAGACGATAAAGATGTAGCTGTGACCGTCCCCCAAGTCTCCACAGAGACATCACTGGAATTtataattcacgactagccttcccaACTGATCGCTTGGTGCTACGCTTGAAAGACTTAGTCGTCCAACACGTTATTCATTCACTCTTGGCGCTCCATACTCTGCCCTGTGCCCGCACGTATACAAAGAAAATCATTTGAGTTGctgtttcatttgatgtattatttacaaggaacatttcataaataatgcattgTGCATTACttgatgcaacaacaatgaaaatttcgtCATTTAGTTGGGAGATTGAGGAATAAGCACGTATGTTTGTTTTCGCTGTGCACTCTGACATAAAATTGGCGAGAGGTAGAAATGTACCCCGCAGGGGTACATGGTACTGTGACTGACTGAAGACAAGAGGTCGTACATAAGTTCCAAACTTTATGCGGCAAAAATCCGACAGAAATCCACGGTGCCTTAAGTGATGTTTGTGGTAAGTCCACAGTGCACCGTAGTGCAGTTTCACATTGGGTTGTTTCCGTGGTGGTCGTAAAAGCGTAGACGATAATAAAAGAGCCGGAAGGCCGAAAACGTCAACAGACCAACGAATTCTGAAACTAGTGGCAGACGCTCTTGAAAATAGCAGTGCGACTAATGAGGATCTCACTAAAGCGCCAACGTCAGTATTCCGTTTTCTGACAAATGgtttgaagaagagagaaatttCTGCGAGATGATCTCAAAATGTTACATCGCTCAAGAGAAGTAGAAACGTTTGGACGTTGCAACCTTGCTTAAACGATTCTACCGTGAAGGTCAAGATTCTAGTGTCGAATGGTCGATCTTGATGAAAAGTGGTTGGCAGACTTCGAACCGATGTTGAAATCGCATTACAATGAGTGGAGAGCTCCTCGTCCAAAAAAATGTCGACTCACCCAATcaaagttgaaataaatgatgattTTTTTACGATCACCAAGGAATGATCATGACAGATACAGATGTGGAACAACTGTCACAGCAGTGTATTATCGTAACTTTATGCAGAGCCTGCACAGACAAAACAACAAACCTTGACCTCAGTTGCTTGTGGCTGGGCTCCTCATTACTAATACTCGCCCACATATTGGCAATGTTGTAGCCCAAAAACTGCGCAAATACAGATGGGAACTGTTGCCGCATCGTCCCTACAGCCCAGACATTACTTCACTAGACTTAAACTTCTTCCCGAAGCTGAAAAAACCTATGCACGGACGTCGTTATCTTACTCTGATAGAGCTTCTTACCACAGTTACCCGAGCCATTTGACAGACGAACAGAAGTGGTGTCCTAGATTGAGTAACAAAGCTTCAGAGACGTTGGGATTCCGTCATAGAGAAGCAGGGAGACGACGTTGAAGGAGTGCAAAGACGTATTGGGGAAAAACGTGTAAATAAAAAACATTGTGTGCATTATAATGAAATGTCCCTTGTATATTGATGCAGTATCTACATCGGTGTCTTGCTTATTTACATCGGTGTCTTGCTTATTTACATTGGTGTCTTGCTTATTTACATTGGTGTCTTGCTTATTTACATTGGTGTCTTGCTTATTTACATTGGTGTCTTGCTTATTTACATTGGTGTCTTGCTTATTTGCATCTGTGTCTTGCTTATTTGCATCTGTGTCTTGCTTATTTGCGCCTGTGTCTTGCTTGTTTGCGCCTGTGTCTTGCTTGTTTGCGCCTGTGTCTTGCTTGTTTGCGCCTGTGTCTTGCTTGTTTGCGCCTGTGTCTTGCTTGTTTGCGCCGGTGTCTTGCTTGTTTGCGCCGGTGTCTTGCTTGCTTGCGCCGGTGTCTTGCTTGCTTGCGCCGGTGTCTTGCTTGCTTGCGCCGGTGTCTTGCTTGCTTGCGCCGGTGTCTAGCTTGCTTGCGCCGGTGTCTAGCTTGCTTGCGCCGGTGTCTTGCTTGCTTGCGCCGGTGTCTTGCTTGCTTGCGCCGGTGTCTTGCTTGCTTGCGCCGGTGTCTTGCTTGCTTGCGCCGGTGTCTTGCTTGCTTGCGCCGGTGTCTTGCTTGCTTGCGCCGGTGTCTTGCTTGCTTGCGCCGGTGTCTTGCTTGCTTGCGCCGGtgtcttgcttgcttgcttgcttgcgccggtgtcttgcttgcttgcttgcttgcgccggtgtcttgcttgcttgcttgcttgcgccggtgtcttgcttgcttgcttgcttgcgccggtgtcttgcttgcttgcttgcttgcgccggtgtcttgcttgcttgcttgcttgcgccggtgtcttgcttgcttgcttgcttgcttgcgccGGTGTCTTGCTTGCTTGCGCCGAtgtcttgcttgcttgcttgcttgcgccggtgtcttgcttgcttgcttgcttgcttgcgccggtgtcttgcttgcttgcttgcttgcttgcgccggtgtcttgcttgcttgcttgcttgcttgcttgcttgcttgcgccggtgtcttgcttgcttgcttgcttgcgccggtgtcttgcttgcttgcttgcttgcgccggtgtcttgcttgcttgcttgcttgcgccggtgtcttgcttgcttgcttgcttgcttgcgccggtgtcttgcttgcttgcttgcttgcgccGGTGTCTTGCTTGCATGCTTGCTTGCGCCGGTGTCTTGCTTGCATGCTTGCTTGCACCGGTGTCTTGCTTGCATGCTTGCTTGCACCGGTGTCTTGCTTGCATGCACCGGTGTCTTGCTTGCATGCTTGCTTGCACCGGTGTCTTGCTTGCATGCTTGCTTGCACCGGTGTCTTGCTTGCATGCTTGCTTGCACCGGTGTCTTGCTTGCATGCTTACTTGCACCGGTGTCTTGCTTGCATGCTTGCTTGCACCGGTGTCTTGCTTGCATGCTTGCTTGCACCGGTGTCTTGCTTGCATGCTTGCTTGCACCGGTGTCTTGCTTGCATGCTTGCTTGCACCGGTGTCTTGCTTGCATGCTTGCTTGCACCGGTGTCTTGCTTGCATGCTTGCTTGCACCGGTGTCTTGCTTGCATGCTTGCTTGCACCGGTGTCTTGCTTGCATGCTTGCTTGCACCGGTGTCTTGCTTGCATGCTTGCTTGCACCGGTGTCTTGCTTGCATGCTTGCTTGCACCGGTGTCTTGCTTGCATGCTTGCTTGCACCGGTGTCTTGCTTGCATGCTTGCTTGCACCGGTGTCTTGCTTGCATGCTTGCTTGCACCGGTGTCTTGCTTGCATGCTTGCTTGCACCGGTGTCTTGCTTGCATGCTTGCTTGCACCGGTGTCTTGCTTGCATGCTTGCTTGCACCGGTGTCTTGCTTGCATGCTTGCTTGCACCGGTGTCTTGCTTGCATGCTTGCTTGCACCGGTGTCTTGCTTGCATGCTTGCTTGCACCGGTGTCTTGCTTGCATGCTTGCTTGCACCGGTGTCTTGCTTGCATGCTTGCTTGCACCGGTGTCTTGCTTGCATGCTTGCTTGCACCGGTGTCTTGCTTGCATGCTTGCTTGCACCGGTGTCTTGCTTGCATGCTTGCTTGCACCggtgtctttttttaatttatttatgatgGTATTATCTAGGTCGATGTAATGTGTATATTAATGCGCTATTTAAAATTCTAAGTTGAACGTAATTAAAGTTACAAATGCGTACAAGCATGCATTACTAAATGTTAACTGAAGGAGATGGCGATTGTTCTGGTTAAATCAGAAACTGGAACATCTGTTTTCCTGATGCTGTATTTGATTGGGGAGGTGAATGCCCATCAGTCCTTACCATTTAAACACTATAGCGTGAAACAGAGTCGGAAATTCGATTTTCGTCTTGCGGAAGACGTGCAGCATGCAGCCGTGGTGTATGCGACGGATGAGGGCAGGAGCTGGCTGGCGCGGCGGCCCGCCGGCCACCGTGTCGCTTCCGCAGCGCGCGGACGTGGCCGCCCCGGCTTCCGGTCACCGGCGCGCCGATCTCGTTTCCTTCCCCGTCCCCTGCCGGGCAGCAGGCGTGGCGCGCACCGTGGTGCGGGTATCCGGCAGCCAGGCGCCGCTCACTCTGCCGTACCGTCCGTGCGTCGCGGTATACTGTGCAAGCCGCAGTAGGGTGTCTGGCGGAGGTTGCTTTTGGTATCactctatccccttccctgttccattcgcgattaGTGCATGGGAAGATTATCGGTCAGCACTCCTTTTACCTCTGATTTCTCGAGTTTTCTCGGAGTAGACATTCTGTGAAACCTATGTGAGAGAGAATTAGTTCCCAGGTTCTTCCCGGAACATTTCTCCGTCGGAATATCAACAGTATACCTCTATTTGAgctacaacgcctctcttgtagagtctgccagtggagttagttcggcatctccgtaacgctctggcGCCGAGTAAAAGGAacccgcgacgaaacgcgccgccagtcgttggattttctctgcctcttctgTTTGTTACTTCGtacgggtcccagactgatgagcattTCTCATCAAGCATTAAAACAAGTATTATATAATCGACTTCATTCGTGTGTGAAATACATTTCctcacgattcttccaatgaaaatcTGCCTGACAACTAGCTGCTCTGTATGGAAATTTCGCTTCAGGTCGCTTACGACGCCTACTCATAGGCATTAAACAGTTGTTACTGTTCCCAGTGATtcgtcatcaacagtgtcacaGTACAGTAGTGGATTACGTCGCCTATCTGTGCCTAGCATGTTACGTTATATGTACTTACGCTCGGGATCAACTTCGTCCTGGCACTACTTCTAACCACGTGGAAGTCTCTCTGCACTTTGCTACTGTCTCCTGGAGTTGCACTCTTCAGACAGACAACAGCATAGTCTGAAAAGCGCCTCATAGCGATGCCGACGGTATCCATTagatcagttctacatctacatctacatttatacttcgcaagccacccaacggtgtgtggcggagggcactttacgtgccactgtcattatctccctttcctgttccagtcgcgtatggttggctggaagaacgactgtctgaaagcctccgtgcgcgctctaatctctctaattttacattcgcgatctcctcgggaggtataagtagggggaagcaatatattcgatacctcatccagaaacgcaccctctcgaaatctggcgagcaagctacaccgtgatgcagagcgcctctcttgcagagtctgccacttgagtttattaaacatatccgtaacgctatcacggttaccaaataaccctgtgacgaaacgcgccgctcttctttggatcttctctatctcctccgcaggccgatctggtacggatcccacactgatgagcaatactcaagtataggtcgaacgagtgttttgtaagccacctcctttgttgatggactacattttctacccgccttaccaacaattaattttatatgatcattccacttcaaatcgttccgcacgcatactcccagatattttacagaagtaactgctaccagtgtttgttccgctatcatataatcatacatttaaggatccttctttctatgtattcgcaatacattacgtttgtctatgttaagggtcagttgccactccctgcaccaagtgcctatccgctgcagatcttcctgcatttcgctacaattttctaatgctgcaacttctctgtatactacagcatcatccgcgaaaagccgcatgggacttccgacactatctactaggtcatttatatatgttgtgaaaagcaatggtcccataacactcccctgtggcacgccagaggttactttaacgtctgtagatgtctctccattgataacaacatgctgtgttctgttcgctaaaaactcttcaatccagccacacagctggtctgatattccgtaggctcttactttatcaggcgacagtgcggaattctagcgaacgccttccggaagtcaagaaaaatagcatctacctgggagcctgtatctaatattttctgggtctcatgaacaaataa comes from Schistocerca piceifrons isolate TAMUIC-IGC-003096 chromosome 8, iqSchPice1.1, whole genome shotgun sequence and encodes:
- the LOC124712127 gene encoding cyclin-dependent kinase 11B-like, which codes for MQARHRCKQACKQDTGACKQDTGASKHASKTPVQASMQARHRRKQACKQDTGASKQASKTPAQASKQASKTPAQASKQARHRRKQASKQDTGASKQASKTPAQASKQASKQASKTPAQASKQASKTPAQASKQASKTPAQASKQARHRRKQARHRRKQASKQARHRRKQASKQDTGASKQASKTPAQASKQARHRRKQASKQDTGASKQASKTPAQASKQARHRRKQARHRRKQARHRRKQARHRRKQARHRRKQARHRRKQARHRRKQARHRRKQARHRRKQARHRRKQARHRRKQARHRRKQARHRRKQARHRRKQARHRRKQARHRRKQARHRRKQARHRRKQARHRRKQARHRRKQARHRRK
- the LOC124712128 gene encoding uncharacterized protein LOC124712128, which gives rise to MQARHRCKQACKQDTGASKHASKTPVQASMQARHRCKQACKQDTGASKHASKTPVQASMQARHRCKQACKQDTGASKHASKTPVQASMQARHRCKQACKQDTGASKHASKTPVQASMQARHRCKQACKQDTGASKHASKTPVQASMQARHRCKQACKQDTGASKHASKTPVQASMQARHRCKQACKQDTGASKHASKTPVQASMQARHRCK